The Arabidopsis thaliana chromosome 5, partial sequence genomic interval TCCTTGACGTGGATGGGCCCAATCGTGTCGGATGTTATCAAGAGTAGGTTTACTCTCTTAGCTTCATCTTGCTTGAGTCGTATAATTATGAGGCCGCACACACGAACATATATATCTGATAACATAGATTTTGCTTAACCTTTGTTCTTTTATGTATTAGCTTTTGTTATAGCATGTGTTCTAGTTGCATATCACATGTCTTTGAAGCAATTGTTTGACCTCAACTAAAATTGCTTGATAATGTTCATATACGGTTGATCTTAACCTGCGTCTTTTAATGCATCTGGAGAATGTTTATGAACGGATCTGTTCCTAAAGCCAACAATGCTATTATGCAGGAATGACCGTGTTGTTGTCTCCTGCAGCTGGAATGTGGTTTAGCAAGTTCAAGATTCCATCACCTGGACATATTCTCATATATGGGCCTCCTGTGAGTTCTCATTTTAGTTGTTCCATTTAGTATTTCTCGAATATGAATTtagttctttttattttggctcCTGGATTTACTTGGGTTTAAATTCCCAATTGATTCCTTCTCTCGCAACGTTAGTATGCTACCCATTCAAAGGCTACCCCTTTGGCCAGGCATTAGTATCAGACTGTTTATCTTGAATCTTTAGATTTGTTCTTCCTTACAACCGTGAAACATTATTTCTCTGGCTTGCAGTCGTTTCTTAATTTCCCATTTTTCTTACTGGTTGAGACGACCTGGTTGTTTACTGGTTCAGCTTCTGGTTGATAGGGTTCAGGAAAGACAATATTGGCAAGAGCTGCTGCAAAGTATTTCGAAGAACAGAAAGACTTGTTGGCACATGTGTGAGtcattttggtttggtttatgtttgtCTGCACTGATCTACTCCAACCAActccatttatttttaagagaCTAATTCTGGTACAGATGTGGTCTTAAGTATTGGTTTCCTTGTGCAGGATTTTAGTATCCTGTTCTACACTTGCCTTGGAGAAGGTTCAACACATCCATCATGTCCTTTCTAGTGTAATAGCTGAGGGGTTGGAACATGCACCATCTGTCATCATTTTGGATGATCTTGATAGCATTATCTCATCGTCTTCTGATACTGAAGGAACACAAGCTTCGGTTGGGGTTACAATGCTTACAAAATTCCTAACAGATGTTATAGATGATTATGGGGTATGAACTCTTGAAAAATATAAGGTCCAACAGTTCACTATTTTCAAATATGCACGTTTATGATCACAATTATCTATGCATCACGAGTTACTTTCCGAAGTGTGGtgaatttaattatctaaatgCAAGACTTCCTCCATGCGAAGACAAATGTCATTTCTCTTGATAGTCCGGATAACTGCTTTCACCTTTCTTATTAACGCATACAACATTAAGTGGTTGTTCTTGGAACTTCTTGAATCCACTCATCTCCATATGCATTTAGCCTCATTTCtagatgatatatttatatatctgaCTCACGTTTATTTAACCagttatatttttgttcaCTCAACAGGAATACAGGAATTCCTCTTGTGGAATTGGCCCACTTGCATTCGTTGCTTCTGTCCAGTCTCTAGAGCAAATTCCACAGACATTGAGCTCATCAGGTACAAACGTGTTATATACCACTACTTCTACCTGTTTTAACAATATTAGTTCTACCAGAATCAGTTCATGTGATTATTCATTTGACATTTTCAGGAAGGTTTGACTTCCATGTGCAACTGGCTGCTCCTGCTACCTCGGAACGTGGGGCCATACTGAAGCATGAGATACAGAAACGCCTTTTAGACTGTTCAGAAGACATTTTACTTAACTTAGCTGCTAAATGTGAAGGATATGATGCATATGACCTggtatttaaatttttctatatgCTTTTAAATTTGCCGTTGTGCTAAGACCAGAAAAGACATTTGACAGAAATGTTGACAGACTTTGGAAGCTGATACTATCTGTGATTTTcatgttataaattttattgttcAAGCTTGCTATTTCGTTTTAACTTGATTATCATTCTGTCCGCAGATCTACAGTGTGCTCTCTttgaattctctttttttttttttttttttccaggaAATATTGGTTGATAGAGCTGTTCATGCTGCCATTGGCCGGCATCTACCTTTAGAATCAAATATatccaaatataatttggtcAAAGAAGACTTTACTCGAGCTATGCATGATTTTGTGCCTGTTGCCATGCGTGACATCACAAAATCTGCCTCTGAAGGTGGTCGTTTGGGGTGGGAAGATGTGGGAGGTGTGACTGATATTAAAAATGCTATCAAAGAGGTATATGACTATGCTTACTGCCATATCTGATTTTGTTGCCCtcattaaaatctaaattagtGTGGGGTAGGAAATCTTGCCAATAAATGTTATCCTTTTATAATTGCAACCAGGAAGCATCTGTTTCCTGCCTCTTTGTCTGTTGGCTTTTACTTACTGAAGTTAGGTCGTGTTCAGTGGGAAACAATATTTCTGTAAGACCTGAGTTGATATAAGTTGAAATATCTTGGAATGAATCTCACGGAAATAATTCCACTGGGCTATATAAGAGCTACTAGTTATGCTAACAACTACAGTTTGAACCAGTTCTTATTTAGAGATATAATTCTAGATATGCAACTTTATTGCTCTTTGCCATGTCCAGATGATTGAGCTGCcatcaaaatttccaaaaatcttTGCAAAATCTCCTCTGCGTTTGAGATCGAATGTTCTCTTGTATGGCCCACCCGGTTGTGGGAAGACTCACATTGTTGGTGCAGCTGCTGCAGCGTGTTCCCTACGGTTTATATCGGTGAAGGGGCCTGAGCTGTTAAACAAATACATTGGTGCATCTGAACAAGCGGTAAGAATGACAacctttctttgttttccatCTTCAAGAACCTTTGAGATGGTTATCAACCTATTCAGTTCTTTAGTGACGCATGCTATTATCTATACTGttgaatttattttgatttttctgggtttcttgCCTAGTCTTTACCTTGTATTAAACAATAGAATGATAAAGAAACCTCTGAAAATGTTTCTAGAGAAAAGTTTTCAGACAGCtttgttcctttttaattgttattccTGCTAGTCTCTTTacataaaaatctgaaaatgttATCCTAATGGTTCCGCATATACAATAATGGAAAACACACTTCTCTCAGGTCCGTGATATATTTTCGAAAGCAGCAGCTGCAGCTCCATGCATACTCTTTTTCGATGAATTCGATTCAATTGCTCCCAAAAGAGGACATGATAATACTGGTGTAACTGATCGAGTTGTTAATCAAGTAAGTTACTTCAAAGTCTGAGCAAATTCTATCCAAGTCAAAGTTCAAACATCTCAtgtcatatttttcttttgcgtAGTTTTTGACAGAACTGGATGGAGTTGAAGTTCTAACAGGGGTCTTTGTATTTGCTGCAACCAGGTATTCACACCCGAATAAGTCTATCTTGCATATCATATTTTGTGTTCGATGTATCATATAATCAACTGCAAACGGTGGATTCTTCTGAGTTGATAGTTAAtaataaatcttaaatatgATAATCTTGAAGCCTGTGCTCAGTCCtcaatttatgtttttcattaCATACAAAAGAGGGATAATGACTTTATAATGGATACATGACTCAATTAACAGTAGACCAGATTTACTTGATCCTGCCCTCCTAAGGCCTGGCCGGCTTGATCGTCTTCTTTTGTGCGACTTTCCTTCCCCACCAGAACGATTAGAGATTCTTACAGTTCTTTCTAGAAAGGTTAGTACTCTCAGTTACATCATTTCTGCTAATCATTTTTGTCCTCAAGTCTCATGTAAAGTATGTATGCTACATATCTGAACGACCATTAACTAGAATCTTCTATGGCTAAGCGATTTCCATTGGATTCTGACATTCAATTGATGGTCTCCCTAGACAATATGTAGATAagatttatctatatatattacaagtAGTTAAGATGACAAAAAATCTTTCTGCATTTTTACAGCTTCTGATGGCTGATGATATTGACCTAGAGCCTATAGCTTTGATGACTGAAGGCTTCAGTGGAGCTgatcttcaagctcttctctCAGATGCGCAACTTGCAGCTGTACACGAGTATCTGAACAGAGAAGATAAACCCGAGACCGGAACTACACCAATAATAACTGATCCTCTTCTGAAGTCGATTGCTTCTAAAACTAAACCATCGGTTTCCGAAACCGAGAAACAAAAGCTCTATGACATATATAGCCAGTTTCTGGATTCAAGAAAATCGGTATCTCTCTCATCTCCACTCTAATTCCTCTTCCCTTTTATACAAACCCAGTTGTTGATTACtaacaacatcaaaatcttattttgCTTGTAGTCAAGAGAAGCAAAGGGCAAAAGAGCAACCTTAGCATAATCAAAGGTATTACAAAGACACAAAAAGGAATGGTTACATTGTAGAAATCACATCATGTTGTAAAATTTGCTTTATGATAGATATGCCCAGTTGTTAGCATTAGAGTAAAAGTGGTTGAAGTTTGGAATAAAGATAGTTAGATACTAGAGAGACACATGGTAAGTTCTACAAGATTCAAACGACTATAGACATCTCTACAGTAATAAGATTAATACATTTCTTTTGgcaattttagaattttaaaagctgtaatatttttggtcaaaacaagataaaaatGGTATTCAAGTTCCGTAATTTTGTgtatgaaatgaaataaaaacgCATAGAAAAGAGTCAACTATTATCGTGCAACAAAATTTATCAGTCCAAagcaaaaaaggaaaagaaacgaCAACGTATTCGTAACTCACAGGTAAAGGTTGTTGCCTCCTATCTTTGACAATGCCAGTGAATAATGTTGTTAATTGTTATGGCCATAACTTGAAATGAGTCAACAAAATTATCCACAGAGGACGAATAGAGTCAGTTAAGAAACTGTCATGAGTACAGTTAATAATATCTCATCACATTCAACAGAgacagccaaaaaaaaaaaaacgattggTTTATAAATTGGGCGGGGGAGAGAGGTTGCTGTGACGTCTCTCTCTACCCATCTCCTTAACCGAAACGGCATgcatttcttccttctttaaCTTCCTTTCTCCATTCCTTCACGACAACAATGAAATAAACTCATCACAAATTATGTCATTTTGATGTTTGACCAAACAAACTTAGttctataaacaaaataatttattatcttttttgtgtgacaaaaacccaaacccaaaaacgGTTAAGAACAAAGGGATAAAAGAGTCCTTTTCCTCTTTCCTCTCCATATTCTTCTCCTGATTTtcctcttttcattttcttctcttttctggTAATATGAACAAGTTCTGAGCTGTGACCATTAGACCAACAACagtctttatatcttcttttagttctttctctctctttttatttccttcttctgtTTTAAGTTCTATTTCTTCAGAAAAAAATCCGGCATTCTCATTCGATTTTACCTCCACTTGTTGCCTCGGCTTGCTCTTCAGGTATGCCTTTTGACCTTTTTATCATTCTCTCTGACTCCTGTAGGGTTATCAAATCGTAAATTGAATGCTACATAGAAACTTTTATTAACAGTTCTCTCATCATATGAACTAGTAACCACCataaagatgatgattatgacGATGAAGATAGATTTAGGACATGAAAAGCCCTCTTCATTGTCATTCCTACAATTAGTAAGAGCACCAAACTTTGATATAGATATTTGAGTATACAACAAGTCAAAGCAAATTTAGGAGAAgccaattttttattatttttccccACATAAGAATCTAGTGCTCTTGTAAAAGTGGTGAGGTTTGAGTACACGACTACCTCATCTTTTGTATCTGTAGctatttatgttttgagttgcttgtttttgaaaaattatgaCGAAGGAAATCTTTAACAAATACCTAATTTTGGATTACAAGAAGACTTCTGAGTATTTCTAACCTTCCATCAATCTAATCTCTGAACTCACATGAAGTTGACATTCCTCGGTTCTCTTGATAGGACCTTTCatgtttgaatattttttcatcttctcatcAACTGCATAAACGGTAGTTTTGTTGCAGGTCAGAGACCAAAATAGGTGTAAATCAAAGGTTGTTTTGTCAGAGAAACACTTACATATGAATAGCAAAGGGAGTCAAAACGTTGCAACAACCTGCAAGCCTGTCACTACATTTGTCCAAACTGACACCAACACTTTCAGAGAAATTGTGCAGCGCTTGACAGGTCCAACAGAGAACAACGCTGCAGCAGCAACACCAGAAGCAACAGTGATAAAAACCGCCATACAAAAGAGGCCAACTTCAAAGCTCCATGAGAGAAGGCAATGTATGAGGCCAAAGCTTGAAATTGTCAAACCTCCTCTGAGCTTTAAGCCCACTGGTACGACACCATCATCTAAATCTGGTAATACCAACCTTTTAACAAGTCCAGTGGGCACCCcttcttcattgttctctAACTTGTCCTTGATAGAAGGGGAACCAGATAGTTGTACAACAAACAtcgaagaagaggagaaagcCATTAAAGAAAGACGCTTTTACTTGCATCCATCGCCAAGGTCTAAACCGGGGTATACAGAACCAGAATTGCTTACTTTGTTTCCTTTAACATCTCCCAATTCGAGTGGCAAACCATAAACCCGACAGATTAATCATAAGTTTGTTCTCTGCCTACTATCCCAAAGATTATGTACATGTAGAGTTTCACAACAATATCAttggaagaggaagattgTTCTCTTACATTGTTCACTCAAGATTTGTCTGTGTCATATGTGCAATTGCTTTGTGTAGACCATCATGATCTAGCTTCGCAGcgttttaacaattttcatcGATTAAAACACCACAGGCTCTTTCATCTGAAGATATAAAGCATTTACTAAGTCAAAAATACTGTCTCTACGAGGGTGAGAACAATCTCCAGACACAAAGACATTCCTTTGCCCATCCACTTCTAGCCAGCTACATCCCGCTGGctttttcatttcctttttcttcattaggTTTCTCAACTCCATCACGCCTTCCCATTTAGCATCTGCAGCATACATATTCGATATTAGAACGTGGTTTCCGGTGTCGTCAGATTCAGCTTGCAAGAGATGATTTGCAACTGAGTGCCCCAGATCCATCCTATTATAGGTTGTACACGCCCTTAACAGTGTTCCCCATATATTTGCATTAGGTTCAACTGGCATCTGTGTGACAAAAGAATATGCATCATCAAGTCGACCCCCTCGAGCAATTAGATCTACAGCACAAGCATATTGTTCCATTGTAGGTTTCATACCGTGAACTGTCCTTATTGAGTCATATATTTGCAATCCATCCTGTATTAACCCTGCATGACAGCATGCAGTCAACATAGTAGTTATGAAAACATGATCGGGCTTTATGTTTGATTCAGTCATATGAGAGTAGATCATAAGTGCTTCCTTGCCCCTACCATGTACAGCATACCCAGCTACCATAGCAGTGAACATAACCAGATCTCTACGAGCATCTGACTGGAAGACAGAATATGCATGCTTCAAGCTGCCACATTTAGCATATACATCTAGTAGAGTCCCCTTCAGGCGGATATCACCAAGTCCGCCTCTAATAATATATCCATGACATTGTCTTACTAGATGCAGAGAGGCTAGCTGCGCACAAACAGGAAGGAGATTCATGATAGTCACAGTGTTAGGCCTCATTCCTCGAGCTTGAATCTCACGGAAAACACCAATGGCTTCATTAGGGCAACAACTTTCAGCATAGATACGAACCATCAAACTCCAAGTGGTGAGATCAGTAGTAGACATCTCAGTGAAGAGCATCTGAGCATCATCATGACTTCCACTATTAACATATCCTGATAACAATGAGTTATAGGAAACCAAAGTTCTCCTCTCTGATAAACCCAGAAAAATCTTATGAGCGTATTCAACATTACCACATTTGGCATATGCATCAAGCAATGCATTGCCAAGCTTGGGTTCCTCTTCATCGTGTAAAAGACCAGCCTTAACTGAGTACCCATGAACTTCTTTTACTTTACCAATTCCCTGTACATTTATGCAAAACTTTAGTAGGCTTAAAATAGTAACAGAGTCAAGAGTGATTGCTTCATTAAGTAAGTGGTGCAAGAGattcaaaaattgaaactgcTTTGGACTGTCTGCAAAGGCATCAAGTATAGCATTCCAAGATATTATATCCTTCGTGGACATCAGTGAAAAGGCCCAATATGCTGCACTTGTGTCACCAAATCTTGCATAGAAACTAATGAGAGCATTCCCAACTGATGTATCCTCCAAAAGGTAAGAATGGCGCAATATATAACTGTGGATCTCTTTCCCAGAGGCCAAGTCAGTTAATTGCGCACAGACAGGAAGGATACTGAT includes:
- a CDS encoding VQ motif-containing protein (VQ motif-containing protein; CONTAINS InterPro DOMAIN/s: VQ (InterPro:IPR008889); BEST Arabidopsis thaliana protein match is: VQ motif-containing protein (TAIR:AT2G33780.1); Has 130 Blast hits to 130 proteins in 16 species: Archae - 0; Bacteria - 0; Metazoa - 2; Fungi - 0; Plants - 126; Viruses - 0; Other Eukaryotes - 2 (source: NCBI BLink).), coding for MNSKGSQNVATTCKPVTTFVQTDTNTFREIVQRLTGPTENNAAAATPEATVIKTAIQKRPTSKLHERRQCMRPKLEIVKPPLSFKPTGTTPSSKSGNTNLLTSPVGTPSSLFSNLSLIEGEPDSCTTNIEEEEKAIKERRFYLHPSPRSKPGYTEPELLTLFPLTSPNSSGKP
- the PEX1 gene encoding peroxisome 1 — its product is MSRNRQIIIPDDVMETEAVVNTVAGVDCFVSLPRQLLHALQSTSSSPLPPLLPVELRSGDRRWSVAWSGSSSSSSAIEIARVFAESISLPDGTVVKVRVLPNVPKATLVTVEPETEDDWEVLELNAELAEAAILSQVRILHETMKFPLWLHDRTVIRFSVVSTFPSKGVVQLVPGTEVAVAPKRRDRNLKAKKSQEKECNNVKALLRVQETDRSAFHEADVKGFELRVALTSIAYIHPETAKKHSLESLQLISVSPRIPLKGSAKKDEALNMKNSEASKVAENGTSSAKKEPRQAILRLVFSDLAAKGHLMMVESLRLYLGAGLHSWVYLRGCNVNEDKEIPALSLSPCVFKISENEKVLDKGTDRLGNNNSVRKSSHPPSGLSTYVDVVDWSVHDKVVTALSSEGLHDEGNHDKNKKGLEYLTRLWSLAQLDAMASVTGVDVSSLIVGRETFFHFEVRGLESYKSIDGQPSVNDRWESGKKDKHTPLEILYVMTVSDESLLGDKFAGYDLSLDRSEKSDNVVHIEPVLEKMNLGEPIYLKSAKETHCNKGVSPDISSLTWMGPIVSDVIKTGMWFSKFKIPSPGHILIYGPPGSGKTILARAAAKYFEEQKDLLAHVILVSCSTLALEKVQHIHHVLSSVIAEGLEHAPSVIILDDLDSIISSSSDTEGTQASVGVTMLTKFLTDVIDDYGEYRNSSCGIGPLAFVASVQSLEQIPQTLSSSGRFDFHVQLAAPATSERGAILKHEIQKRLLDCSEDILLNLAAKCEGYDAYDLEILVDRAVHAAIGRHLPLESNISKYNLVKEDFTRAMHDFVPVAMRDITKSASEGGRLGWEDVGGVTDIKNAIKEMIELPSKFPKIFAKSPLRLRSNVLLYGPPGCGKTHIVGAAAAACSLRFISVKGPELLNKYIGASEQAVRDIFSKAAAAAPCILFFDEFDSIAPKRGHDNTGVTDRVVNQFLTELDGVEVLTGVFVFAATSRPDLLDPALLRPGRLDRLLLCDFPSPPERLEILTVLSRKLLMADDIDLEPIALMTEGFSGADLQALLSDAQLAAVHEYLNREDKPETGTTPIITDPLLKSIASKTKPSVSETEKQKLYDIYSQFLDSRKSSREAKGKRATLA
- a CDS encoding VQ motif-containing protein (VQ motif-containing protein; CONTAINS InterPro DOMAIN/s: VQ (InterPro:IPR008889); BEST Arabidopsis thaliana protein match is: VQ motif-containing protein (TAIR:AT1G28280.2); Has 30201 Blast hits to 17322 proteins in 780 species: Archae - 12; Bacteria - 1396; Metazoa - 17338; Fungi - 3422; Plants - 5037; Viruses - 0; Other Eukaryotes - 2996 (source: NCBI BLink).); its protein translation is MNSKGSQNVATTCKPVTTFVQTDTNTFREIVQRLTGPTENNAAAATPEATVIKTAIQKRPTSKLHERRQCMRPKLEIVKPPLSFKPTEGEPDSCTTNIEEEEKAIKERRFYLHPSPRSKPGYTEPELLTLFPLTSPNSSGKP
- the PEX1 gene encoding peroxisome 1 (peroxisome 1 (PEX1); FUNCTIONS IN: nucleoside-triphosphatase activity, ATPase activity, binding, nucleotide binding, ATP binding; INVOLVED IN: protein import into peroxisome matrix, fatty acid beta-oxidation, response to stress; LOCATED IN: peroxisome; EXPRESSED IN: 14 plant structures; EXPRESSED DURING: 6 growth stages; CONTAINS InterPro DOMAIN/s: ATPase, AAA+ type, core (InterPro:IPR003593), ATPase, AAA-type, core (InterPro:IPR003959), Aspartate decarboxylase-like fold (InterPro:IPR009010), ATPase, AAA-type, conserved site (InterPro:IPR003960), Peroxisome biogenesis factor 1, N-terminal (InterPro:IPR015342); BEST Arabidopsis thaliana protein match is: ATPase, AAA-type, CDC48 protein (TAIR:AT3G53230.1); Has 45022 Blast hits to 26157 proteins in 3042 species: Archae - 1897; Bacteria - 15808; Metazoa - 7500; Fungi - 5597; Plants - 4311; Viruses - 29; Other Eukaryotes - 9880 (source: NCBI BLink).), translated to MSRNRQIIIPDDVMETEAVVNTVAGVDCFVSLPRQLLHALQSTSSSPLPPLLPVELRSGDRRWSVAWSGSSSSSSAIEIARVFAESISLPDGTVVKVRVLPNVPKATLVTVEPETEDDWEVLELNAELAEAAILSQVRILHETMKFPLWLHDRTVIRFSVVSTFPSKGVVQLVPGTEVAVAPKRRDRNLKAKKSQEKECNNVKALLRVQETDRSAFHEADVKGFELRVALTSIAYIHPETAKKHSLESLQLISVSPRIPLKGSAKKDEALNMKNSEASKVAENGTSSAKKEPRQAILRLVFSDLAAKGHLMMVESLRLYLGAGLHSWVYLRGCNVNEDKEIPALSLSPCVFKISENEKVLDKGTDRLGNNNSVRKSSHPPSGLSTYVDVVDWSVHDKVVTALSSEGLHDEGNHDKNKKGLEYLTRLWSLAQLDAMASVTGVDVSSLIVGRETFFHFEVRGLESYKSIDGQPSVNDRWESGKKDKHTPLEILYVMTVSDESLLGDKFAGYDLSLDRSEKSDNVVHIEPVLEKMNLGEPIYLKSAKETHCNKGVSPDISSLTWMGPIVSDVIKRMTVLLSPAAGMWFSKFKIPSPGHILIYGPPGSGKTILARAAAKYFEEQKDLLAHVILVSCSTLALEKVQHIHHVLSSVIAEGLEHAPSVIILDDLDSIISSSSDTEGTQASVGVTMLTKFLTDVIDDYGEYRNSSCGIGPLAFVASVQSLEQIPQTLSSSGRFDFHVQLAAPATSERGAILKHEIQKRLLDCSEDILLNLAAKCEGYDAYDLEILVDRAVHAAIGRHLPLESNISKYNLVKEDFTRAMHDFVPVAMRDITKSASEGGRLGWEDVGGVTDIKNAIKEMIELPSKFPKIFAKSPLRLRSNVLLYGPPGCGKTHIVGAAAAACSLRFISVKGPELLNKYIGASEQAVRDIFSKAAAAAPCILFFDEFDSIAPKRGHDNTGVTDRVVNQFLTELDGVEVLTGVFVFAATSRPDLLDPALLRPGRLDRLLLCDFPSPPERLEILTVLSRKLLMADDIDLEPIALMTEGFSGADLQALLSDAQLAAVHEYLNREDKPETGTTPIITDPLLKSIASKTKPSVSETEKQKLYDIYSQFLDSRKSSREAKGKRATLA